Proteins from a genomic interval of Quercus robur chromosome 9, dhQueRobu3.1, whole genome shotgun sequence:
- the LOC126698204 gene encoding photosystem II 22 kDa protein, chloroplastic, producing the protein MAQTMLLMASVSTSNVVDLKRDSLLNFQVQKLRPKPFSRLLLPSLPTNTSSSQVFTTFALFKSRTKATPKKVEPKPKEKVEDGLFGTSGGIGFTKQNELFVGRVAMIGFAASLLGEGITGKGILSQLNLETGIPIYEAEPLLLFFILFTLLGAIGALGDRGKFVDESPTGLEKAVIPPGKGFRSALGLKEGGPLFGFTKANELFVGRLAQLGIAFSLIGEIITGKGALAQLNIETGIPINEIEPLVLFNVIFFFFAALNPGTGKFVTDEENE; encoded by the exons ATGGCACAAACGATGTTGCTCATGGCGAGTGTTTCTACTAGCAATGTGGTGGATTTGAAGAGAGACTCTTTACTCAATTTCCAAGTTCAGAAACTAAGACCCAAGCCATTCTCTCGTCTATTGCTCCCTAGTCTTCCTACCAATACTTCTTCTTCCCAAGTATTTACAACTTTTGCTCTGTTCAAATCTAGAACCAAAGCCACTCCCAAGAAG GTTGAGCCTAAGCCAAAGGAAAAGGTTGAAGATGGTCTCTTTGGCACCTCCGGAGGCATTGGTTTTACTAAGCAGAATGAGCTCTTTGTGGGTCGAGTTGCCATGATTGGCTTCGCT GCATCCTTGTTGGGTGAAGGAATCACAGGCAAAGGAATTCTATCACAATTGAATCTGGAAACTGGAATTCCCATATATGAAGCTgagcctcttcttcttttcttcattcttttcacTCTGCTTGGAGCCATAGGTGCTTTGGGGGACCGTGGTAAATTTGTTGATGAGTCACCCACTGGACTTGAAAAGGCAGTGATTCCTCCTGGCAAAGGCTTCAGATCAGCATTGGGTCTTAAAGAAGGAG GTCCTCTATTTGGATTTACAAAGGCGAACGAGCTCTTTGTAGGAAGATTGGCTCAGTTGGGTATTGCTTTCTCTTTAATTGGAGAAATTATTACCGGGAAGGGAGCTTTAGCACAGTTGAACATTGAGACTGGGATTCCCATCAATGAAATTGAGCCCCTTGTGTTGTTCAatgttatcttcttcttcttcgctgCATTGAATCCTGGGACCGGTAAATTTGTGACAGATGAGGAAAATGAGTAA
- the LOC126698207 gene encoding uncharacterized protein At4g08330, chloroplastic isoform X1, which produces MDKSMSLTVSDGYLNGHHQNSFSSRSSSRRDQDVAYSCGSCGYELNLSSCNRNTSTIGSKYGKSIKRGIISFFNIDESRFTQVDEIQCIPYFSKNSWGLFRRRTKLLCRKCGNDIGIAYNDLTSSQRLVSDVSDSSSGNEVSSCRKYNVKIRALQPSSSEESATQIYT; this is translated from the exons ATGGACAAAtccatgtctttgactgtcagTGATGGATATCTCAACGGCCATCACCAAAACTCCTTTTCTTCTCGTTCTTCCTCTCGTAGAGATCAAGATGTTGCTTACAG CTGTGGTTCTTGTGGGTATGAGCTAAACCTAAGCTCTTGCAATCGGAACACCTCAACCATTGGTTCTAAATATGGAAAATCTATAAAGAGAGGGATCATTTCTTTCTTTAACATTGATGAGAGCAGATTTACTCAGGTTGATGAAATCCAGTGCATACCCTACTTTTCTAAGAACTCTTGGGGCTTGTTCCGTCGGAGAACCAAACTTCTTTGCCGCAAGTGTGGTAACGATATTGGAATTGCTTACAATGATCTTACATCATCCCAGCGACTTGTATCAGATGTATCAGATTCTTCCTCAGGCAATGAAGTCTCAAGTTGTAGAAAATATAATGTTAAAATCCGAGCTTTACAGCCCTCATCTTCTGAGGAATCTGCCACTCAAATTTACACGTGA